A genome region from Macrotis lagotis isolate mMagLag1 chromosome 4, bilby.v1.9.chrom.fasta, whole genome shotgun sequence includes the following:
- the LOC141520413 gene encoding large ribosomal subunit protein uL29-like — protein sequence MAKIKARDLRGKKREELLKQLDDFKVQFSQLRMAKVTGGAASKLSKIRVVRKSIAQVLTVINQTQKENLRKFYKGKKYKLLDLWPKKTHAMCYRLNKHEESLKTKKQQRKERLYPLRKFAVKA from the coding sequence ATGGCAAAAATCAAGGCCAGGGATCTTCgtgggaagaagagggaggagcTACTTAAGCAATTAGATGATTTTAAGGTGCAATTTTCCCAGTTGAGAATGGCCAAGGTCACAGGAGGAGCTGCATCCAAACTATCTAAGATCCGAGTCGTCCGAAAATCTATTGCCCAGGTCCTGACTGTCATCAACCAGACACAGAAAGAGAACCTCAGGAAATTCTATAAGGGCAAGAAATACAAGCTCCTGGACCTTTGGCCCAAGAAGACCCATGCCATGTGCTACAGGCTTAATAAACATGAAGAAAGCCTGAAGACTAAAAAACAGCAGAGGAAAGAACGCCTGTACCCTCTTCGAAAATTTGCTGTTAAGGCATAA